GTCAGAGTATTGGCTTTTCTTTTGGCTAGCCCTGTTGCATATATCATGATGGGATAGCTTCAGTGCACTCAATGGTTTTTCATGAGGCTTTCAGAGTGATCTTGGATTGTATCATTTGTTGATCTGTGTAATTCTTATGTAATTTTGTAGATTTGCTTTTAGGGAATTATAGGCTGCCTGATTGAGATGCAAGGATGACATGCCTTTAGAAATCTAGCAAATTATGTgcgaatctctctctctctctgagttaGATCCCAACAAGTCTGATTTTCTGTGTACTTTTTAATGAACAATTAAACAGAATGAGTTTATATCACTATTACCAGGAGTGCAAATATAGTAGTAGCAGGACTAGGATGGTATTACTGTGCTACCTTCTCCTATGAGAGATTATCTTTTAAGTTTCACAATCTTCTGTTTGCCATGATGTACACGATTTCATTCAAggaattatatgaaaaaaagcCACAATGGATGTTTCTTTAATGATGATAGATTTATATAGATATTTTCAAGATAAACTGATAATGTGAAGGATTGAAAATTTCACCTTCATATATGGTGCTCATATTTATAACTGTATAGCTGCAAATAAGTTGTGTTGCTTGCAAGCCATTGGAGCTCAGCTTGATTGAGGGCTCGGCCTGTCTCAACTGGTTTATCAAGCTAGCTAGCTCATTAACTTGAGCTCACCTAGAAATGCATATCAAGTTATAATGAAAACTTTGTAAGACAACTACGAAAGAAGTGTTTGGCTGTCACAATGAACACATGATAGTGTATACTCAGAACGGACATGAAATGGAAAAGTAgcattttaagaaaaagttgaCGTAAAACAACAATAACAGGAGTGTAAACAGTAAATTGCCGAGGCTTTTTAAGTATTTCTTCACAAAGAAATACAAATACTACACTTGTTATTTGTGTACAGTCAGGTTTTGAGAATACAAAGCAATTTTCGTGAaggtaaaacttaaaaagaaagaaaaaaagcagAAGGTAATTAAGCCTATGAAGGGGTTATATACACGGCCTTGTTATTGCTGCCTTGGTTGCATGAACGGTAGCTGTATGATTACAAACATAATTCTCCGCCTCTTAAAATCACAGTCGAATAAGTCTCTAATCTTACAGCAAGAATGCATATTTTTGTCTTCCACCAGGATTCTCTTCTCTTTATAGTTCacagttttatttttaacttccTTCTCCAATGCCTGGACTTTTATTCCAGATGTGCTGTTTTCCCTTTCCATGGTTTGAGAATCTGAAACGAACAAAGCAAGCTTGCATCCACACTCATCAGGGCACCCGCATTATTAAATTCTCCACAATAGTTTGGTGCTGAAAATATGGTAACCAGCTGCCTCTCTGCAAAGAATTCGTAACCATCTTCAACCACCTGTCAaccattttctttcaatttattaGGCTACATATATATTCATTAGGTAAAGCTTAGGTTCTGTATGCAACATAAACAATGTAATCTTTTTCTAAGGACAATAAATTCAACCGGAATAAATGTCAGTGAGACAACTCTTTTCTTAGTGTTCATTCACAACATAATTAACATGATGAAAGGAAGACCTGGTGAGCACGGCATATGAGATCAAGATCGTGTTTCTTCAAGAACTCAGTCACCTTGTCAGCTCCAAAGGTATAGGAAACACCCCTATCATTCTCACCCCACCCTTTAATGTCTCTGTCAGGATCAGCCCAAAGGAGGTCACACAAGAGCCCCTGGTCTGGAACATCAACTGGCCTTTCTATAGCTCGTATCTGATCCAATCTCTCCATTTCTGGTGAAAGCCCACCATGCATACACAAGATTTTTTCATCAATCACTGCAGCTACGGGCAAACAATTGAAGGATTCAGTGAATATCTTCCAGAGACGGACACTGAAGCGGCGCTTGCACTCATCATAGAATCCATAGATTCTGTTGATAGATGCACATTCATGGTTTCCTCGAAGGAGGAAAAAGTTGTCAGGGTACTTGATTTTGTAAGCAAGCAGAAGGCATATAGTCTCTATGCTTTGTTTTCCTCTGTCAACATAGTCTCCAAGGAACAGGTAGTTTGCATGTGGTGGAAAACCACCATACTCAAACAGTCGCAACAGGTCTGGAAATTGACCATGTATGTCACCTGCACACCCAAACAAGCCACCATACTATTCCTTAGCTACAAATACTGTGTAACATTATTTTAAGAGCCTTgatacctaaaaataaaaatataaaaattctcACTTCTCAATACTTGCAAACAAGCCACCAAACCATTCCCTAAGTATGATTTTTTACATTGCTTTGAGTGATTAATTTAATTTACTCCAAGGACAGGCAGATTAGTAAGTTATTccctatgaagcacgggtgcgtttcgggactcgggtgcgggtgcgggtgcgggtgcgggtgcgggactcggcaatttttgaaaaagtagggtgcgggtgcggcgggactcggcgattaaaaaattattaaaaatatttttatttatattttctatatatttttactattaaaatattcttaaaaaatacattaatatacttgattcacaaaacaaagaaagaataaggcaaGAAACGCATCTAAGGTCAGAATTTCGGCCTCTCCGGAGATTTTCACGGCCGATTTCGGCAGATTTCGGCCGATTCCGGCCTGTTTCGGCCGTATCGGCCGTATCGGTATCCGGCCGATATTGGCCGATACGGCCGATACGGACCGAGTCGGCCCGATTTCGGCCGCGTCGGCGCCGATTTTGGCCGCGTCGGCCCGCGTCGGCCCGAGTCGGGATCCTCCACGTGGCGCGACGCGGCACGACGCGGGACGGACGCGCGGTCTGCGGCGTCCCTCCCGCGTCGCCGCGTCCCGCCGCGTCGGACGCGGGTGCGCCGGCCTGGGAGCCGCATCCGTGCATCCTTGGTTATTCCTCACCTCTCAAACCAAATTCCACCCTTTGATCTGAAATTTGACTTATGAAAAGAACATAGATCAACTGTTCGGTTCTATATTTAGAGATGGTGCCCCCGTATTCTAATACGAAAAGGTAATACTAGTCTCTGGAATAGAGGTTATGTTGTAAACCCTATTCTTTTTGCTATATGGACATAGTTACACCATCAAGCcatgttaattttttgtgttattttctctctttttttttttttctttactccTCACTAAATTGTATAGATCAACAATCCTCAACacccattttaaaaaaagggtTACTGAAAGTAAACTcactttaattttcttatttctttagTGTGTTAGAAACCTCAGAATCCTTTTTATAGAGTCTGTTTGTTAAAAACTTGTACCGGATTCTTTTACAGATGTTGTCACCTTCAGCAATTCATATATGACGATAATGATCATAATCCTATTGCAAAATAAATCAATGGTAGATTAATtgtatcaaaagaaaataaatgcaattaTATAGACATTTAATTCTGATAAAATTCTTTTGACAAAGATCATAGAACGGTTGGGGAGGCTTCTTTCGAAGAGAAAAGCagggcaaaaattaaaaatcaaatcagaTGGTAGAATTTGATATAATGAAGCTGGCATTTCCCAACCCCATCTGTTAAAAACGCTGGTTCTTCATGCTCatgcataaaattaaaatcGGATTTTACATGatgttgggttttatttataACAATTTATGCGAATTCTGTATCTCAAATGCCACAACACGGGACAATGAGATTCCTGAAAGCAACAACAAA
The DNA window shown above is from Quercus lobata isolate SW786 chromosome 7, ValleyOak3.0 Primary Assembly, whole genome shotgun sequence and carries:
- the LOC115953155 gene encoding serine/threonine-protein phosphatase PP1-like; protein product: MDGLDGLIERLLEGRKSRGKKIQLAESEIRQLCVTAKEVFLRQPILLELEAPVNVCGDIHGQFPDLLRLFEYGGFPPHANYLFLGDYVDRGKQSIETICLLLAYKIKYPDNFFLLRGNHECASINRIYGFYDECKRRFSVRLWKIFTESFNCLPVAAVIDEKILCMHGGLSPEMERLDQIRAIERPVDVPDQGLLCDLLWADPDRDIKGWGENDRGVSYTFGADKVTEFLKKHDLDLICRAHQVVEDGYEFFAERQLVTIFSAPNYCGEFNNAGALMSVDASLLCSFQILKPWKGKTAHLE